GTAGATGTCGGCCAGGTTCTTGAGCAGCGGCGCCACCCAGGCGCTGCCGTTCTCGATGACGGCGATCTTCAGCTTGGGATGGCGCGACAGCGCGCCATGGCAGATGAGCGACGAGATGGCGTCTTCGACCGGGCGCCACTGCGACAGCAGGCGGAAGGCCTGGGGCTGGAACGGCAGGAACTCCGTGTCGCCGCCGCACCACTCGTTCTGGTAGCGGTCATACCCGCTGTCGGACGCGTGGACGGCCACGAGGACGTCGTGCTCGACGACCTTCTCCCAGAACGGGTCGAACTCGGGCAGCGCGAACGAGCGGGGCCCGCGATAACCCCACGCCGGCGCCGGACGCACCAGCACCGAGCGGGCGCCGCGCGCCACGACCCATTCGAGTTCCTCGATCGCCTTCTCCACGATCGGGAAGGTGATGATCGGGTTGGCGAAGATGCGCTCCTCGTAGTCGAACTGCCACGTCTCGTAGATCCACTGGTTGAGCGCGTGGATGACGGCGTGGGTCATCTCCGGGTCGTCGCGCATCCGCTCCTCGATCAGCGACGCCAGGGTCGGGAACAACAGGACGCGGTCGAGGCCCTGCTCGTTCATGAGTTCGAGACGGGGTGCGGGCTC
The DNA window shown above is from Acidimicrobiales bacterium and carries:
- a CDS encoding amidohydrolase family protein, which translates into the protein MPLDIPVFDADNHLYENRDSLTKFLPDKYKGVIDYVEQKGRTKIVVRNQISQYIPNPTFDVVARPGAQEEYFRKGNPEGKSRREIFGEPIKAIPAFREPAPRLELMNEQGLDRVLLFPTLASLIEERMRDDPEMTHAVIHALNQWIYETWQFDYEERIFANPIITFPIVEKAIEELEWVVARGARSVLVRPAPAWGYRGPRSFALPEFDPFWEKVVEHDVLVAVHASDSGYDRYQNEWCGGDTEFLPFQPQAFRLLSQWRPVEDAISSLICHGALSRHPKLKIAVIENGSAWVAPLLKNLADIYKKMPQDFMERPIDVVRRNIYISPFWEEDPAVLADMIGEDHVLFGSDFPHPEGLADPTTFADDLHGLSDEVVAKIMGGNLARLMNVEAKVLR